From Novosphingobium decolorationis, one genomic window encodes:
- a CDS encoding response regulator transcription factor has protein sequence MNALAGMERAMGGLTSPDKVLIVDDHSLVRDGLRSIFDDAFPTCEILEADSLQSALQALDTADDVDLVLLDLNIPDVSHLSGLEALRDRFPATPVVMVSGVTDRNVVRDALAAGAAGFVPKSLKRTAIVEALQLVLSGEIYMPELECDETQAAEEDMIRARIETLTPQQRVVLGHLVAGRLNKQIAYELDVSMTTVKAHVSAILQKMNVFSRTQAVIMAGKIGFRG, from the coding sequence ATGAACGCACTGGCAGGAATGGAACGCGCAATGGGCGGACTGACGAGCCCCGACAAGGTCCTGATCGTCGACGATCATTCGCTTGTGCGCGATGGCCTGCGCTCGATCTTCGACGACGCCTTTCCCACCTGCGAAATCCTGGAAGCCGACAGCCTGCAGAGCGCGCTCCAGGCGCTGGACACAGCCGACGATGTCGACCTTGTCCTCCTTGATCTCAACATTCCCGACGTCTCGCACCTCTCCGGCCTTGAGGCGCTGCGCGACCGGTTTCCGGCCACCCCCGTGGTCATGGTCTCGGGCGTGACCGACCGCAACGTGGTGCGCGATGCGCTGGCCGCAGGGGCCGCCGGGTTCGTGCCCAAGTCGCTCAAGCGCACGGCCATCGTCGAGGCGTTGCAACTTGTCCTCTCGGGCGAAATCTACATGCCCGAACTCGAATGCGACGAGACCCAGGCCGCCGAGGAAGACATGATCCGCGCCCGGATCGAGACGCTCACCCCCCAGCAGCGCGTGGTCCTGGGCCACCTCGTCGCGGGCCGCCTCAACAAGCAGATCGCCTACGAACTCGACGTCTCGATGACGACGGTGAAGGCGCACGTTTCCGCAATCCTGCAGAAGATGAACGTCTTCTCGCGCACGCAGGCCGTGATCATGGCCGGAAAGATCGGCTTTCGCGGGTAG
- a CDS encoding methanol/ethanol family PQQ-dependent dehydrogenase: protein MKRRFSHFLAGLAAATALVAAPALADHHGPTSSDLMNDAASAGDVLSYGMGPWQQRFSGLDALNSDNVSKLVPVFAASLGGEKQRGQEAQPLVYDGTIYVTGSYSRLFAFDARTGEKKWEYTARLPDGIMPCCDVVNRGAAIHGEKIIFATLDARLIALNRETGKVIWNKKTADYQEGYSATAAPLIVKDMVITGNSGGEFGVVGAVQARNVDTGELVWERPVIEGHMGTLNGQPNGMTGKLNATWQGDLWKTGGGATWLGGTYDPGTNLLYFGTGNPAPWNSHLRPGDNLYTSSTLAIDADTGVIKWHYQTTPHDGWDFDGVNEFIPFDATMNGKPMKLGAKADRNGYFYVLDRTNGKLLGAHKFVMQTTWADGINLKTGRPNYIGDGRPGAPSGAEKGKVVFSSPSFLGGKNWMPMAYSQDTGLFYIPSNDWGMDIWNEPIAYKKGAAYLGAGFTIKPIAEDHIGALRAMDPKTGKIVWEYKNAAPLWGGVLTTKGNLVFTGTPEGYLKAFDAKTGTELWKFQTGSGVVGSPVTWEQDGEQYVAVMSGWGGAVPLWGGEVAKTFKDISQGGMLWVFKLPK, encoded by the coding sequence ATGAAGCGGCGTTTTTCACATTTTCTGGCCGGCCTTGCGGCCGCCACCGCACTGGTCGCAGCCCCGGCGCTGGCCGACCACCATGGGCCCACCAGCTCCGACCTGATGAACGACGCGGCCAGCGCGGGCGACGTTCTGAGCTACGGCATGGGTCCCTGGCAGCAGCGCTTCTCCGGCCTCGACGCGCTCAATTCCGATAACGTCAGCAAGCTCGTCCCCGTCTTCGCCGCCTCGCTCGGCGGAGAGAAGCAGCGCGGGCAGGAAGCCCAGCCGCTGGTCTATGACGGCACCATCTACGTCACCGGCTCCTACTCGCGCCTGTTCGCCTTCGACGCGCGCACCGGCGAGAAGAAGTGGGAATACACCGCGCGCCTCCCCGACGGCATCATGCCCTGCTGCGACGTCGTCAACCGCGGCGCCGCGATCCACGGCGAGAAGATCATCTTTGCCACGCTCGACGCGCGCCTGATCGCGCTCAACCGCGAGACCGGCAAGGTCATCTGGAACAAGAAGACCGCCGACTATCAGGAAGGCTATTCGGCCACCGCCGCCCCGCTGATCGTCAAGGACATGGTCATCACCGGCAACTCGGGCGGTGAATTCGGCGTGGTCGGCGCGGTCCAGGCCCGCAACGTCGACACCGGCGAGCTGGTCTGGGAACGCCCCGTGATCGAAGGCCACATGGGCACCTTGAACGGCCAGCCCAACGGCATGACCGGCAAGCTCAACGCGACCTGGCAAGGCGATCTGTGGAAGACCGGCGGCGGCGCCACCTGGCTGGGCGGCACCTACGATCCGGGCACCAACCTCCTCTACTTCGGCACCGGCAACCCGGCGCCCTGGAACAGCCACCTGCGTCCGGGCGACAACCTCTACACCTCCTCGACGCTCGCCATCGACGCCGACACCGGCGTCATCAAGTGGCACTACCAGACCACCCCGCACGATGGCTGGGACTTTGACGGCGTGAACGAGTTCATCCCGTTCGATGCGACGATGAACGGCAAGCCGATGAAGCTGGGCGCCAAGGCCGACCGCAACGGCTATTTCTACGTGCTCGACCGGACCAACGGCAAGCTTCTGGGCGCGCACAAGTTCGTCATGCAGACGACCTGGGCTGACGGCATCAACCTCAAGACCGGCCGCCCCAACTACATCGGCGATGGCCGCCCCGGCGCTCCGAGCGGCGCGGAGAAGGGCAAGGTCGTGTTCTCTTCGCCTTCGTTCCTGGGCGGCAAGAACTGGATGCCGATGGCCTATTCGCAGGACACCGGCCTGTTCTACATCCCCAGCAACGACTGGGGCATGGACATCTGGAACGAGCCCATCGCCTACAAGAAGGGCGCAGCCTACCTGGGTGCGGGCTTCACCATCAAGCCGATTGCCGAGGACCACATCGGGGCCCTGCGCGCCATGGACCCCAAGACCGGCAAGATCGTGTGGGAATACAAGAACGCAGCCCCGCTCTGGGGCGGCGTGCTGACCACCAAGGGCAACCTCGTCTTCACCGGCACGCCCGAGGGCTACCTCAAGGCCTTCGACGCCAAGACCGGCACGGAGCTTTGGAAGTTCCAGACTGGCTCAGGCGTGGTCGGCTCGCCCGTCACCTGGGAGCAGGACGGCGAACAGTACGTCGCGGTGATGTCGGGCTGGGGCGGCGCGGTGCCGCTGTGGGGCGGCGAAGTCGCCAAGACCTTCAAGGACATCAGCCAGGGCGGCATGCTCTGGGTGTTCAAGCTGCCCAAGTAA
- a CDS encoding acyl-CoA thioesterase codes for MSREPLRERAYYRAFVPVATRWRDNDIYGHANNVVYYSWFDTVVNTWLIEAGLLDLESEAPTGPIGLVVETGCRYAASVQFPQKLEVGLRVARLGSSSVTYHLGLFVAGEDAPAAEAHYTHVYVDRECRRPTPLPEDWRTAFAALT; via the coding sequence ATGAGCCGTGAACCCTTGCGCGAGCGCGCCTACTACCGCGCCTTTGTCCCCGTCGCCACGCGTTGGCGCGACAACGACATCTACGGCCACGCCAACAACGTGGTCTACTATTCGTGGTTCGACACGGTGGTGAACACCTGGCTGATCGAGGCGGGCCTGCTCGACCTTGAAAGCGAAGCGCCGACAGGTCCCATCGGGCTCGTCGTCGAGACAGGGTGCCGCTATGCCGCCTCGGTACAGTTCCCGCAGAAGCTGGAGGTGGGCCTTCGCGTGGCGCGGCTCGGTTCCTCCAGCGTCACCTATCACCTCGGCCTCTTCGTTGCGGGCGAGGACGCGCCTGCCGCCGAAGCGCACTACACCCACGTCTATGTCGACCGGGAATGCCGCCGCCCGACCCCGCTGCCCGAGGACTGGCGCACCGCCTTCGCCGCGCTGACCTGA
- a CDS encoding substrate-binding periplasmic protein → MPAALRPSSLWAAPLAKVREAGVLRVGLYTDNRPWSWDEAGTPAGIDADLARALAESLGLRADIALFIADEEVSDDLRNVVWRGGLLGFQPCDVMLHVPFDRTLMQQEDNVAFMAPYYRESFGAACSPDAGNCEVVPAQFKGHPIAAELDSIPDFYLLGHAGGVLASDLVHKRTGYEAISALGTGEADFAVASRAQIEAALADAPEAGIRKRHGPLPMMLSPGWDIGIAVKENSRTLGFALEDEMNAMIADGRMAALFSRHGVNWQPALASQSAA, encoded by the coding sequence ATGCCAGCGGCCCTGCGGCCTTCGTCGCTGTGGGCCGCCCCGCTTGCCAAGGTGCGCGAGGCCGGCGTGCTGCGCGTCGGGCTCTACACCGACAACCGGCCCTGGTCCTGGGATGAGGCTGGCACACCTGCCGGGATCGATGCCGACCTTGCCCGCGCGCTTGCCGAAAGCCTGGGCCTTCGCGCCGACATCGCGCTGTTCATCGCCGACGAGGAAGTCTCCGACGACTTGCGCAACGTGGTCTGGCGCGGGGGCCTGCTCGGCTTCCAGCCCTGCGATGTCATGCTCCACGTCCCCTTCGACCGCACCTTGATGCAGCAGGAGGACAACGTCGCCTTCATGGCGCCCTACTACCGCGAGAGTTTCGGCGCGGCCTGCAGCCCGGATGCGGGCAACTGCGAGGTCGTGCCTGCGCAGTTCAAGGGCCACCCGATCGCGGCCGAACTCGATTCGATCCCCGACTTCTACCTTCTGGGCCATGCCGGAGGGGTCCTGGCCAGCGACCTCGTCCACAAACGCACCGGCTATGAGGCGATCTCCGCGCTCGGCACGGGCGAAGCCGACTTCGCAGTGGCCAGCCGCGCGCAGATCGAGGCCGCCCTGGCCGACGCGCCCGAAGCGGGCATCCGAAAACGCCATGGGCCCCTGCCGATGATGCTTTCACCCGGCTGGGACATCGGCATCGCGGTCAAGGAGAACTCGCGCACACTCGGCTTCGCGCTCGAGGACGAGATGAACGCGATGATCGCCGATGGCCGGATGGCCGCCCTGTTTTCCAGGCACGGTGTGAACTGGCAGCCCGCATTGGCGAGCCAGAGCGCAGCGTGA